The Salvelinus alpinus chromosome 28, SLU_Salpinus.1, whole genome shotgun sequence genome includes a window with the following:
- the LOC139557987 gene encoding trichohyalin-like → MALEAHQREMALEAHQREMELEAHQREMELEAHQREMELEAHQREMELEAHQREMELEVHQREMELEAHQREMELEAHQREMELEAHQREMELEAHQREMELEAHQREMELEVHQREMELEAHQTEMELEVHQREMELEAHQREMELEAHQREMELEAHQREMELEAHQREMELEVHQREMALEAHQREMELEAHQREMELEAHQREMELEAHQREMELEVHQREMELEAHQREMELEAHQREMELEPHQREMELEVHQREMELEAHQREMELEAHQREMELEAHQREMELEAHQREMELEAHQREMELEVHQREMELEAHQREMELEVHQREMELEAHQREMELEAHQREMELEAHQREMELEAHQREMELEAHQREMALEAHQREMELEAHQREMELEAHQREMELEAHQREMELEVHQREMELEAHQREMELEAHQREMELEAHQREMELEAHQREMALEAHQREMELEAHQREMELEAHQREMELEAHQREMELEAHQREMELEAHQREMELESTISSLVLLMLRERLSSWHHTAKSHLIAVGDQAYHRRVVSKLDIE, encoded by the coding sequence ATGGCGCTGGAAGCACACCAAAGAGAGATGGCGCTGGAAGCACACCAAAGAGAGATGGAGCTGGAAGCACACCAAAGAGAGATGGAGCTGGAAGCACACCAAAGAGAGATGGAGCTGGAAGCACACCAAAGAGAGATGGAACTGGAAGCACACCAAAGAGAGATGGAACTGGAAGTACACCAAAGAGAGATGGAGCTGGAAGCACACCAAAGAGAGATGGAGCTGGAAGCACACCAAAGAGAGATGGAGCTGGAAGCACACCAAAGAGAGATGGAGCTGGAAGCACACCAAAGAGAGATGGAACTGGAAGCACACCAAAGAGAGATGGAACTGGAAGTACACCAAAGAGAGATGGAACTGGAAGCACACCAAACAGAGATGGAACTGGAAGTACACCAAAGAGAGATGGAACTGGAAGCACACCAAAGAGAGATGGAACTGGAAGCACACCAAAGAGAGATGGAGCTGGAAGCACACCAAAGAGAGATGGAACTGGAAGCACACCAAAGAGAGATGGAACTGGAAGTACACCAAAGAGAGATGGCGCTGGAAGCACACCAAAGAGAGATGGAGCTGGAAGCACACCAAAGAGAGATGGAGCTGGAAGCACACCAAAGAGAGATGGAACTGGAAGCACACCAAAGAGAGATGGAACTGGAAGTACACCAAAGAGAGATGGAGCTGGAAGCACACCAAAGAGAGATGGAGCTGGAAGCACACCAAAGGGAGATGGAGCTGGAACCACACCAAAGAGAGATGGAACTGGAAGTACACCAAAGAGAGATGGAGCTGGAAGCACACCAAAGAGAGATGGAGCTGGAAGCACACCAAAGAGAGATGGAGCTGGAAGCACACCAAAGAGAGATGGAGCTGGAAGCACACCAAAGAGAGATGGAACTGGAAGCACACCAAAGAGAGATGGAACTGGAAGTACACCAAAGAGAGATGGAACTGGAAGCACACCAAAGAGAGATGGAACTGGAAGTACACCAAAGAGAGATGGAACTGGAAGCACACCAAAGAGAGATGGAACTGGAAGCACACCAAAGAGAGATGGAGCTGGAAGCACACCAAAGAGAGATGGAACTGGAAGCACACCAAAGAGAGATGGAACTGGAAGCACACCAAAGAGAGATGGCGCTGGAAGCACACCAAAGAGAGATGGAGCTGGAAGCACACCAAAGAGAGATGGAGCTGGAAGCACACCAAAGAGAGATGGAACTGGAAGCACACCAAAGAGAGATGGAACTGGAAGTACACCAAAGAGAGATGGAGCTGGAAGCACACCAAAGAGAGATGGAACTGGAAGCACACCAAAGAGAGATGGAGCTGGAAGCACACCAAAGAGAGATGGAACTGGAAGCACACCAAAGAGAGATGGCGCTGGAAGCACACCAAAGAGAGATGGAACTGGAAGCACACCAAAGAGAGATGGAACTGGAAGCACACCAAAGAGAGATGGAACTGGAAGCACACCAAAGAGAGATGGAGCTGGAAGCACACCAAAGAGAGATGGAGCTGGAAGCACACCAAAGAGAGATGGAGCTGGAA